One genomic segment of Vibrio nitrifigilis includes these proteins:
- a CDS encoding D-serine ammonia-lyase produces MTTRTVSEWEIAFPIIKQLRSYTPLYWSNPKSTTLEQGLPYVGLDHQDIQQASDRLTRFASYLVKAFPETASTKGIIESPLVAIPNMKDALERYYDCAISGSLLMKLDNALPISGSIKARGGIYEVLFHAEAIALKAGVITEQDDYSQLFSPQVRQLLGQYTIVVGSTGNLGLSIGIMSAKLGFAVTVHMSADAREWKKAMLRDRGVEVIEYQDDYGIAVENGRQQAEQDPSCFFIDDENSKHLFLGYSVAGERLKQQFQEQKIQVDSEHPLIVYLPCGVGGGPGGVAFGLKMAFGDHVHCVFAEPTHSPCMLLGVMTDEHEHISVNDIGMDNVTEADGLAVGRPSGFVGRAMEHLLDGFYTVDDNQLFEWLALLNQSEQLKLEPSALAGIGGPLWLSEQPQRCKHVENVNPDNITHLIWATGGGMVPDSEMDHYMAKAIAALK; encoded by the coding sequence ATGACAACTCGGACAGTATCAGAATGGGAAATTGCATTCCCCATAATTAAGCAACTAAGAAGTTATACTCCTCTATATTGGTCTAATCCTAAGTCGACTACTCTCGAACAAGGTTTACCCTATGTTGGCCTAGATCATCAAGATATCCAACAAGCCAGTGATCGCTTAACGAGGTTTGCGAGCTATTTAGTTAAGGCCTTTCCTGAAACGGCTTCAACTAAAGGTATTATTGAATCCCCATTGGTTGCAATCCCTAATATGAAAGATGCGCTTGAACGGTATTATGATTGTGCAATATCAGGTTCACTATTAATGAAGCTCGATAATGCTTTACCGATTTCAGGATCGATTAAAGCGCGGGGCGGCATTTACGAGGTATTGTTTCATGCTGAGGCTATTGCTTTAAAAGCAGGGGTAATAACCGAACAAGATGATTACAGCCAGTTATTTTCCCCTCAAGTCCGTCAATTATTAGGTCAATACACCATCGTGGTGGGGTCAACTGGAAATCTGGGGTTATCCATTGGAATCATGAGCGCCAAATTAGGTTTTGCAGTCACGGTACATATGTCAGCAGACGCGCGCGAATGGAAAAAAGCCATGTTACGCGATCGTGGTGTTGAAGTGATTGAATATCAAGATGACTACGGTATCGCTGTTGAAAATGGCCGCCAACAAGCTGAACAAGATCCGAGTTGTTTCTTTATTGATGATGAAAATTCGAAGCATCTTTTTCTCGGCTATTCTGTAGCCGGTGAGCGTCTTAAACAACAATTTCAAGAGCAAAAAATACAAGTGGATAGTGAACACCCACTTATCGTGTATTTACCATGTGGTGTCGGTGGTGGACCCGGTGGTGTTGCATTTGGTTTAAAAATGGCTTTTGGTGATCATGTACATTGTGTGTTTGCTGAACCGACTCATTCTCCGTGTATGCTGCTGGGTGTGATGACCGATGAGCATGAACACATTTCGGTCAACGACATCGGAATGGATAACGTGACTGAAGCGGATGGACTGGCAGTTGGCCGACCATCAGGATTTGTAGGGCGTGCAATGGAGCACCTTTTAGATGGATTCTATACCGTTGATGACAACCAACTATTTGAATGGCTTGCTTTATTAAATCAAAGTGAGCAGTTGAAGTTAGAACCTTCAGCGTTAGCGGGGATTGGTGGTCCGCTTTGGTTGAGTGAGCAACCGCAGCGTTGTAAGCACGTAGAGAATGTGAATCCAGATAATATTACGCATCTGATTTGGGCAACAGGGGGCGGAATGGTTCCTGACAGTGAGATGGATCACTATATGGCAAAGGCGATTGCTGCATTGAAATAG
- the ribB gene encoding 3,4-dihydroxy-2-butanone-4-phosphate synthase: MNQSSLLAEFGDPISRVENALEALREGRGVLLLDDESRENEGDLIYSVEHLTDAQMALMIRECSGIVCLCMSDAHATKLNLPPMVEVNDSKNQTAFTISIEAKEGVTTGVSAKDRVTTIKTAGRFEAKAEDLAHPGHVFPLRARAGGVMTRRGHTEGTVDLMQMAGLTPFGVLCEVTNVDGTMAKAPEIVAFGKEHQLPVLTIEDMVSYRMEKDLKLA; encoded by the coding sequence ATGAATCAGTCTTCTTTACTTGCCGAATTTGGCGATCCTATTAGCCGTGTTGAAAATGCTCTTGAAGCATTGCGTGAAGGTCGCGGTGTATTGTTACTTGATGATGAGAGCCGTGAAAATGAAGGTGACCTTATCTATTCTGTTGAGCATTTAACTGACGCTCAAATGGCCCTGATGATTCGCGAATGTAGCGGAATTGTCTGCTTGTGTATGAGTGATGCCCACGCAACTAAACTCAATCTACCACCTATGGTTGAAGTGAATGACAGTAAAAACCAAACTGCTTTTACTATTTCAATTGAAGCGAAAGAAGGAGTGACCACTGGTGTCTCTGCTAAAGATCGTGTCACCACGATTAAAACGGCAGGTCGCTTTGAAGCAAAAGCAGAAGATTTAGCTCACCCAGGTCACGTATTCCCTCTACGTGCTCGAGCTGGTGGTGTTATGACTCGTCGTGGTCATACAGAAGGTACTGTTGACCTTATGCAAATGGCAGGTTTAACGCCATTTGGCGTATTGTGTGAAGTAACCAACGTTGATGGCACCATGGCAAAGGCACCCGAAATTGTCGCATTTGGTAAGGAGCATCAGCTGCCCGTTCTTACGATTGAAGATATGGTGTCATACCGTATGGAAAAAGATTTAAAACTGGCATAA